The following coding sequences are from one SAR86 cluster bacterium window:
- the trpS gene encoding tryptophan--tRNA ligase, with the protein MSILLTGITTSGTPHLGNYVGAIKPSIKESKKFKDTFLFLADYHSLIKNQDPKLTFQSSLQIASAWIACGIDLDKVNFYRQSSIPQILELNWILSSVTPKGILNRAHAYKAAVDTNESNDPDKGINAGLFNYPILMAADILLFDAKYVPVGSDQKQHIEMTRDIAGRFNNTYGKTFDLPEPIISEDISLLPGLDGRKMSKSYNNFIELFSSEKKLQKSLNQIITDSLLPGEPKETKDSILFEYFNAFLSKHKIYDIEKSFKEGAGWGDLKKMLFNIINEEIKPLREKFDELVSKPELVEEILIEGENKARKKAEIKITEIREKIGIKALNG; encoded by the coding sequence ATGTCTATACTACTTACAGGTATTACTACCAGCGGGACTCCGCATTTGGGAAATTATGTTGGGGCAATAAAGCCATCTATCAAAGAATCTAAAAAATTTAAAGATACCTTTCTTTTTCTTGCTGACTATCATTCATTGATTAAAAATCAAGATCCAAAACTGACTTTTCAATCTTCTTTACAAATTGCCTCCGCTTGGATTGCATGTGGTATAGATCTTGATAAAGTAAATTTCTACCGACAATCAAGTATTCCTCAGATTCTCGAGTTGAATTGGATCTTGTCTTCCGTGACACCTAAAGGCATTTTAAATAGAGCACATGCTTACAAAGCAGCTGTTGATACCAACGAAAGTAACGATCCAGATAAAGGCATTAACGCGGGTTTGTTCAATTATCCGATATTAATGGCTGCGGATATATTATTATTTGATGCAAAATACGTTCCTGTAGGAAGCGATCAAAAACAACATATCGAAATGACTCGAGATATTGCTGGAAGGTTTAATAATACTTATGGAAAAACTTTTGATCTGCCAGAGCCAATTATTTCTGAAGATATTTCTCTTCTTCCAGGGTTGGATGGAAGAAAGATGAGTAAATCTTATAATAATTTTATTGAACTCTTTTCTTCTGAAAAAAAATTACAAAAATCTTTAAACCAAATTATTACAGATTCATTACTGCCTGGTGAGCCAAAGGAGACAAAAGACTCAATTCTATTTGAATACTTCAACGCTTTTCTCAGTAAACATAAAATTTATGACATAGAAAAATCATTTAAGGAAGGTGCTGGATGGGGAGACTTGAAGAAAATGCTTTTCAACATCATTAACGAAGAAATTAAACCTCTTAGAGAAAAGTTTGATGAGCTCGTCAGCAAACCAGAACTTGTCGAAGAGATATTAATTGAGGGTGAAAATAAAGCTAGAAAAAAAGCTGAAATAAAAATAACAGAAATAAGAGAAAAAATAGGAATAAAAGCTTTAAATGGATAA